One segment of Patescibacteria group bacterium DNA contains the following:
- the lepB gene encoding signal peptidase I, giving the protein MDNYQVSDGFSPNHSRWQAISEFIWEMVRVAIISLAIILPVRYFLIQPFYVKGASMEPNFYDHEYLIIDEISYRFNEPQRGDIVVFKYPKDIKQYFIKRVIGLPGDKVKIQDNAVYVNGNKLEETYLLTGTETVLPVRGYGEVILGEDEYFLLGDNRGQSLDSRIFGLVRKDLIVGRTWIRGWPFSRFTIFSTPEYK; this is encoded by the coding sequence ATGGATAATTATCAGGTTTCCGACGGTTTTAGTCCTAATCATTCACGGTGGCAGGCCATTTCCGAATTTATTTGGGAAATGGTCAGGGTGGCCATTATTTCTTTGGCTATTATTTTACCAGTCAGGTATTTTCTGATTCAGCCTTTTTATGTCAAGGGTGCATCCATGGAGCCTAATTTTTATGATCATGAGTATTTGATTATTGATGAGATAAGCTATAGATTTAATGAGCCGCAACGTGGCGATATCGTAGTTTTTAAATATCCCAAAGACATCAAACAATATTTTATTAAACGCGTCATTGGCTTACCTGGCGATAAGGTGAAGATTCAAGATAATGCTGTATATGTTAACGGCAACAAACTAGAGGAAACTTATTTATTGACTGGTACGGAAACGGTTTTGCCGGTACGCGGCTATGGCGAAGTGATCCTGGGTGAAGATGAATATTTTCTACTAGGTGATAATCGCGGGCAGTCGTTGGATTCTCGTATTTTTGGATTAGTCAGAAAGGATCTGATTGTCGGGCGGACCTGGATTCGTGGTTGGCCATTCAGTCGTTTTACTATTTTTAGCACGCCGGAATACAAATAG